The Gossypium hirsutum isolate 1008001.06 chromosome A03, Gossypium_hirsutum_v2.1, whole genome shotgun sequence genome contains the following window.
TCTTCCATGGCTTCAAAATAGAAAGCACAATGATGAGTGCAATAATGAGGAGTAAGATAATGGAGATCATCATGCATTTTCTTGACTTTTTCTGCAAGCGCTTTGCAGTTTGAAGAGCTTCTGTTCCTGATTGTAAATGGTCTACTGCATTATTAACCTATCAGCATACAAAACAcacaattttatataaatataggaACAAAATTATTAGGGGATGACTTATTGATatgtcaaattttatataaatgtaGGAACAACTCTTGGAAGATGTGAGAACAGGAGCAAACCTGACTTTCAATGTTGTCTAAAATTTCTCCTTGAGCTCCAACAACAACTGCCATATCGAGGTAAATCTGACAAAATTAACAGTCCAATTAGAATAGGTAACTTAGCTTGGCCGGTCTATCGTACATACTAAGGGTTCTGTGTAGACTTCAGATTTTCACCTGCTGTAAATCGAGAAGCTTTTTCTCAATCTCAGTCACCGCATCATGCCGTTCTTGGATTTCCTCCACCGTATTTAGTATCTGAAACCGAACCACATAACAAAGTTGTTCTCAACCAAAAACTGGTAAAACATGTTCCATTCCGAACAGATTTCAATGCAATTATAGTTCCATTGCGCGATGAATTCAAAAGATGATAATGGCATAACCTGTCCTCGTCCCTGTTCTTGAATTGCCTTCTGGAAAATTTGCTCACTGTTTCCGGTTTCAATGAGGCGGTCAATTGTCTAAGATAAGATCACAATTTTTTGACACTTTAAAACAACATTCATATAGATTAGACCCAAAGTTCCAACATTGAACTTAAGCTCACCTTCTCGTCCGGTCTGGTTCCGGTAACTATTCAAACAGCAATGAAGAAAAGCATTTtaagtatgaacaataataataataataagaataatcaGATTGCTTCATAGTTCTTGCAAGCAGCAAGCGCGGTATTCTAACCTGTAGTGACCCTTCTTTCCACAACCTCTCGATACTCGTCCTGGATCTTTTGCCTGAGTGTCTGAAACAGAATAGGGAGATGAGAAAAACAGATAGTATCTTAAAAGATGCTAACAAAGAGGTGCAGAAATACCTGGAACTCTATCATCAAATCCTTGAAATTTGTTGCCATGGCACTGCAATCGGAGACAAAATCATAATGACAAAAAAGTAACGGATCAACTCATTTTGGTTCAAAATAAATGGAAAGGCCCAAACTAAGTGTTTGCAACAAACTTTGTAACATTGGTCCTGGATCTGTCAACGCTTGTTCCCTTCTCGCATCCTGGTTCCTGCCGATTGGCCAAGTTCTGGATATAAAAGCGAGCAAAATCAGCAAATAGGCTTCAGTTATATAACTATAAAGCCTGGAAATTAAGATATTTGAAGAGAAATTTTACATCTTTGTTGATTGCTTGTAATCTTGCTTTCACATTACGTGCTATTTTTCCAACCTCGTCAATATCTTTCTCCATTCGCTTCTTGATAGCTTCAATAAATCACATCACATCTCAACAATATgaaacttaattaaacatgacaAGCTTTTCCCATATTACAACTTCATATCTATTTTTTCTCAAGTAACTCAGACACTAATAGAGTACACTAACAAAGCTTTCTACCTTTCATAGCTGATGCCTTTGTTACCGATTTTGACTCCTCATTAGTATCCTGTAAAAAGTTCACATTAGTAGAGTTGAGTTGATTCGGTTCAGTCAGTTTTCGTTTTGTTTGAATTGTTCAAATCGGTGAAATCATCTCATACATACATACCTTGAGTTTCCTGAGTAACCCAGAGAGCTTTTCCACCTGTTTCTCAACTTCTTGTACCTATATTACGAAGAATAGGGGCATGAAGTAATCAGATGAACTTCACTTAAGAACAaaataaaatgctaaaaaaaatgataacaaCGAGCAGTACAATCAGTGAGAAGAAGTTTCAGAAGTCTTCCTATATTGGCAGATTTTCACTTTTCAACTCATTGGGAAAAAAGTTTCGGAAATTTGACAATATTAGCAAATAGTCAATTAAGCatcaaagtcaaataacatagagcTAATTTGGTTCGCTATTTTGAGCATATGGCAGACCTGCTTATAGAAAGCTTCCATTCCCATGTCGGAGTTGCTTCCAGGTCCGGGAACCTGTCTTCCCATTTCGATATCGCCGTGGCCTTTGGCATCGCCCACAAATGAATCCTAGTTCAGGACATAATGAGATCGTTCAGTTCTAAAACAAAGTGTAATGGAGCTATCGcaactaaattgtcaaaatgaaaaagaaactgATAGAACAAAGCAAACTAAACTAGGATATGACCCTCAAATCAATTCAGTACATGTCAATATCGGAACTTGCTTCATATGCTGAAAATTAAGACGTTCTAAACCTATGTATGATACAAATATTGGTTCCAATGAATCAACcgaacaaacaaacaaaagaagaaaaaaaacaattccTAGTGAATTCTCAGTAACCAAACAAAGAGAGGAAAAtcattaataagaaaataaagcaacataattaaaaaagaaaaaaaaaagtgaaacttTCATAGACAAAGCCAGGATGATACTCCTCGCCACAAGTAAACACTAACTGGGATCCAAAATAAGCCCAGAAACATGCATCCAATTTTCAGCATTAAATtgcagaaagaaaaagaaacacttgattgatcaaagaaaaagaaggattTGATGATCTTAAACTTAGAAAACAACGGATGAAAAAAGAGCAAAGTGATTGAAAGTTACCGTAAGCAAGTCGTTCATGCTGACAAATAACAAAGAGACGATGCTTTTAATGAAGgttgagaggaaaaagaaaaaggcaaaaaagcaaaacaatttttt
Protein-coding sequences here:
- the LOC107887473 gene encoding syntaxin-132, coding for MNDLLTDSFVGDAKGHGDIEMGRQVPGPGSNSDMGMEAFYKQVQEVEKQVEKLSGLLRKLKDTNEESKSVTKASAMKAIKKRMEKDIDEVGKIARNVKARLQAINKDNLANRQEPGCEKGTSVDRSRTNVTNAMATNFKDLMIEFQTLRQKIQDEYREVVERRVTTVTGTRPDEKTIDRLIETGNSEQIFQKAIQEQGRGQILNTVEEIQERHDAVTEIEKKLLDLQQIYLDMAVVVGAQGEILDNIESQVNNAVDHLQSGTEALQTAKRLQKKSRKCMMISIILLLIIALIIVLSILKPWKK